The following proteins are encoded in a genomic region of Streptomyces sp. NBC_01723:
- a CDS encoding DUF5995 family protein, with product MAHCEQVPTAVRTVDSVLTRMRALDAALPGRDGVAVFNRVYLSVTEEVDRHIDSGRFTDARAAIALDVRFAERFLDAVDAAAEDRRPPACWRPVFQFRRHPGVRPLQFALAGINAHIGHDLALAVVDTCRTLGCEPVDLEDEFDRVGDLLVSLEERVRDELMPGPDVLQIADPLTHLLGSWSLDRARDATWAAARALWALRRLPDVAGEFTERLDAAVGFAGRMLLTPLPD from the coding sequence ATGGCCCACTGCGAGCAAGTACCGACGGCCGTCCGGACGGTGGACTCGGTGCTGACCCGGATGCGCGCCCTCGACGCGGCGCTGCCCGGCCGGGACGGGGTGGCGGTCTTCAACCGCGTCTACCTCTCCGTCACGGAGGAGGTCGACCGGCACATCGACAGCGGCCGGTTCACGGACGCCCGGGCGGCGATCGCGCTGGACGTGCGGTTCGCGGAGCGGTTCCTGGACGCCGTGGACGCGGCGGCGGAGGACCGCCGTCCACCCGCGTGCTGGCGGCCCGTGTTCCAGTTCCGCCGCCATCCCGGCGTACGCCCGCTGCAGTTCGCGCTGGCGGGCATCAACGCGCACATCGGTCACGATCTGGCGCTGGCCGTGGTGGACACCTGCCGTACGCTCGGCTGCGAACCCGTCGACCTGGAGGACGAGTTCGACCGCGTGGGCGATCTCCTCGTCTCGCTGGAGGAGCGCGTCCGCGACGAGCTGATGCCGGGCCCCGACGTCCTCCAGATCGCCGACCCGCTGACCCATCTGCTCGGCTCGTGGAGCCTGGACCGTGCCCGCGACGCCACCTGGGCGGCGGCCCGCGCGCTGTGGGCGCTGCGCCGGCTGCCGGACGTCGCCGGGGAGTTCACCGAGCGGCTGGACGCGGCGGTGGGCTTCGCCGGACGCATGCTGCTCACCCCGCTGCCGGACTGA
- a CDS encoding MFS transporter codes for MSTVTYGQREVRRSRYAVAAVFAVHGAVTGSFATRVPWIQDHAGVSAGQLGLALAFPALGASVAMPLAGSVSHRFGARTALRGLLALWTLALVLPSLAPNLLTLCLTLFVYGATAGMSDVAMNALGVETENRLDRSIMSSLHGMWSAGALIGSAAGTLAAHLGADARLHHVLAAAVLTVAGLVACTWVLDLQPAEDEDPPPRFALPPRSALLIGAVGFCAVFAEGASLDWSAVYLRDELETSAGLAAACTTGFTLTMALARLAGDKVVDRFGAVRVVRVSGVLATLGGLLVVVGGHPAVAMTGFALMGLGIAVVVPLCFAAAGRAGSNPSLAIAGVATITYTSGLVAPSAIGGLAQATSLVVSFGLVTVLACCLVVFAKVLRVGDRDRPKISPSNAGVPDRQS; via the coding sequence ATGAGCACAGTGACCTACGGGCAACGCGAGGTGAGGCGGTCCCGGTACGCCGTGGCGGCCGTGTTCGCCGTGCACGGCGCCGTCACCGGCTCCTTCGCGACCCGCGTGCCGTGGATCCAGGACCACGCCGGGGTGAGCGCGGGCCAGTTGGGGCTCGCGCTGGCGTTCCCGGCGCTCGGCGCGTCCGTCGCGATGCCGCTGGCGGGCAGCGTCAGCCACCGCTTCGGCGCCCGCACCGCGCTGCGCGGTCTGCTGGCGCTGTGGACGCTGGCGCTGGTGCTGCCCTCCCTCGCCCCGAACCTGCTCACCCTGTGCCTCACCCTGTTCGTCTACGGCGCCACGGCGGGCATGTCGGACGTGGCGATGAACGCGCTAGGCGTCGAGACAGAGAACCGGCTCGACCGGTCGATCATGTCCAGCCTGCACGGCATGTGGAGCGCGGGCGCGCTGATCGGATCGGCCGCCGGCACCCTCGCCGCCCACCTGGGCGCGGACGCCCGGCTGCACCACGTGCTGGCCGCCGCGGTGCTGACCGTGGCGGGCCTGGTCGCCTGCACGTGGGTGCTGGACCTCCAGCCCGCCGAGGACGAGGATCCGCCGCCGCGGTTCGCGCTGCCGCCCAGGTCGGCGCTGCTGATCGGCGCGGTCGGGTTCTGCGCGGTGTTCGCGGAGGGGGCGAGCCTGGACTGGTCAGCGGTCTATCTGCGGGACGAGCTGGAGACCTCGGCCGGGCTGGCCGCGGCCTGCACGACCGGCTTCACGCTCACCATGGCGCTGGCCCGGCTGGCCGGCGACAAGGTGGTGGACCGGTTCGGCGCGGTGCGTGTGGTGCGGGTGAGCGGCGTACTGGCCACGCTCGGCGGTCTGCTCGTCGTCGTGGGGGGCCATCCGGCGGTGGCGATGACCGGTTTCGCGCTGATGGGCCTCGGCATCGCCGTGGTCGTCCCGCTGTGCTTCGCCGCGGCCGGCCGGGCCGGGTCCAACCCGAGCCTGGCCATCGCGGGCGTCGCCACCATCACGTACACCTCGGGGCTGGTCGCCCCGAGCGCGATCGGCGGGCTGGCCCAGGCGACCAGCCTGGTGGTGTCGTTCGGTCTGGTGACCGTGCTGGCCTGCTGTCTCGTGGTGTTCGCGAAGGTGCTGCGCGTCGGCGACCGGGACCGCCCGAAGATCAGCCCGTCGAACGCGGGCGTGCCCGACCGGCAGTCCTGA
- a CDS encoding glycoside hydrolase family 6 protein, translating to MAALASVVVAVGAATGMLTALGDDGGGGADEARPAVTRTPWPKPPPAAPSPSDPASASVSASPPVRKASGTPSPARTARTAPSRTAGPAPLLYRHPESQVLEWVRTHPDDPRRDVIASRVAGHPAAVWFADYTPATLTPRVRAVTSGGAARGRVPVVVPYAIPDRDCGGHSQGGAPGLDAYDDWIDRFAAGLGSGEVIVILEPDSVAQADCLSAGERADRFASLARAGRVMKDANPAARVYFDAGHSGWHAPARQAAWLKQAGAASPDSSDGVFSNVSNFHATADEVAHDRAVLDALGGPPSLGAVVDTSRNGNGAPSDGEWCDPAGRRLGRAPTLHTGMGRVDAYLWVKLPGESDGCRGKPGTFTPSYAYDLAR from the coding sequence ATGGCCGCGCTCGCGTCCGTCGTGGTCGCGGTGGGCGCCGCGACCGGCATGCTGACCGCGCTCGGCGACGACGGTGGCGGCGGTGCGGACGAGGCCCGCCCGGCCGTGACGCGGACGCCGTGGCCGAAGCCCCCGCCCGCCGCGCCGTCGCCCTCGGACCCGGCCTCGGCGTCGGTCTCCGCCTCGCCCCCGGTGCGGAAGGCGAGCGGTACGCCCTCTCCGGCGCGGACGGCCCGGACGGCGCCGTCCCGTACCGCCGGGCCCGCCCCCCTGCTCTACCGGCACCCCGAGTCCCAGGTCCTGGAGTGGGTCCGGACCCACCCCGACGATCCGCGCCGGGACGTCATCGCGTCCCGCGTGGCCGGCCACCCGGCCGCCGTCTGGTTCGCGGACTACACGCCCGCCACCCTCACCCCCCGGGTCCGCGCCGTCACCTCCGGGGGCGCCGCCCGGGGCCGGGTGCCGGTCGTCGTGCCGTACGCGATACCCGACCGCGACTGCGGCGGCCACTCCCAGGGCGGGGCGCCGGGTCTGGACGCCTACGACGACTGGATCGACCGGTTCGCGGCCGGGCTCGGCTCCGGCGAGGTCATCGTGATCCTGGAGCCCGACTCGGTCGCGCAGGCCGACTGCCTGTCCGCGGGGGAGCGGGCCGACCGCTTCGCCTCCCTGGCCCGGGCCGGCCGGGTGATGAAGGACGCCAATCCCGCCGCCCGGGTCTACTTCGACGCGGGCCACTCGGGCTGGCACGCGCCCGCCAGGCAGGCGGCCTGGCTGAAACAGGCCGGCGCCGCCTCGCCCGACTCCTCCGACGGCGTCTTCAGCAACGTCTCCAACTTCCACGCCACCGCCGACGAGGTCGCCCACGACCGCGCCGTCCTCGACGCCCTCGGCGGCCCGCCGAGCCTCGGCGCCGTCGTCGACACCAGCCGCAACGGCAACGGGGCGCCGTCCGACGGCGAGTGGTGCGACCCGGCCGGCCGCAGACTCGGGCGCGCGCCGACCCTGCACACCGGCATGGGACGCGTCGACGCCTACCTGTGGGTCAAGCTGCCCGGCGAGTCCGACGGCTGCCGGGGGAAGCCGGGCACCTTCACACCGTCGTACGCCTACGACCTGGCGCGCTGA
- a CDS encoding nicotinamide mononucleotide transporter family protein, which produces MNWLNSEAFTLFGQHIKWSDMIGNVIGLLGLALGWRRSIWTWPVQFVSGLVLFTAFATAHLSGSAGKQIVVMAVAAWGFWQWNRGRRQNQDGSIAVRFATWRERGVLAAAAAAGTLAVGGLFTAFPTLSWDPWPDAYIFVGTVVAMYAQARGMVEFWFAWLLVDLVGVPLNFANGFAFSGFVYVLYGALVLWGLRDWWLRSRTAARPVPEGAPA; this is translated from the coding sequence GTGAACTGGCTCAACTCCGAGGCGTTCACGCTCTTCGGCCAGCACATCAAGTGGTCCGACATGATCGGCAACGTGATCGGTCTGCTCGGCCTCGCGCTCGGCTGGCGGCGCTCCATCTGGACCTGGCCCGTGCAGTTCGTCTCCGGACTCGTCCTCTTCACCGCCTTCGCCACCGCCCACCTCTCCGGCAGCGCCGGCAAGCAGATCGTCGTCATGGCGGTCGCCGCCTGGGGCTTCTGGCAGTGGAACCGCGGCCGGCGGCAGAACCAGGACGGCTCCATCGCCGTCCGGTTCGCCACCTGGCGCGAGCGCGGCGTCCTGGCCGCCGCGGCCGCCGCCGGCACCCTCGCGGTGGGCGGCCTGTTCACCGCCTTCCCGACCCTGTCCTGGGACCCCTGGCCGGACGCCTACATCTTCGTCGGCACCGTCGTCGCGATGTACGCCCAGGCGCGCGGCATGGTCGAGTTCTGGTTCGCCTGGCTGCTCGTCGACCTGGTCGGCGTCCCGCTGAACTTCGCCAACGGCTTCGCCTTCTCCGGCTTCGTCTACGTCCTCTACGGCGCGCTCGTCCTGTGGGGCCTGCGCGACTGGTGGCTGCGCTCCCGCACCGCGGCGCGGCCCGTCCCGGAAGGAGCGCCCGCATGA
- a CDS encoding ROK family transcriptional regulator — translation MPASPSTARAINDRLALDLLQRQGPLTAGQLKQLTGLSRPTVADLVERLSASGLIEVAGESGEQRRGPNAKLYGIVAGRAHLAALDVRTEGVAVLVSDLVGRVLAEASAPIDDDSGTGPAVEQAVSLVERAAKEAGADRLHTVGIGAPGLIDPASGELRDSSGLPAWHRRLTTALQEKFPEARVGVENETNLAALAEQRDGAARDRDTFVLLWLGLGIGAAVVLDGTLRRGVSGGAGEIGFMPVPGTSGLPSATDCDGGFHSVAGAAAVTALAAEHGLTATPAGPEPYAAALVREAVRGFAPGAEPFLDALADRIVLGAAAVVSVLDPGCLVLAGEIGRAGGDALATRVQHRLTRMSPLATEVRPSTLGGGAVLRGALLTARDRAQDDLFAPPER, via the coding sequence ATGCCCGCATCCCCGAGCACCGCCCGGGCCATCAACGACCGGCTCGCCCTCGACCTGCTCCAGCGACAGGGCCCGTTGACGGCAGGGCAGTTGAAGCAGCTGACCGGCCTGTCCCGGCCCACCGTGGCCGACCTCGTCGAACGCCTCTCCGCCTCCGGGCTGATCGAGGTGGCGGGGGAGTCGGGCGAGCAGCGCCGGGGTCCGAACGCCAAGCTCTACGGCATCGTCGCCGGGCGGGCCCACCTCGCCGCCCTCGACGTCCGCACCGAGGGCGTCGCCGTGCTCGTCTCCGACCTGGTGGGCCGGGTGCTCGCCGAGGCGTCCGCGCCGATCGACGACGACTCGGGCACCGGGCCCGCGGTGGAGCAGGCGGTGAGCCTGGTCGAGCGCGCGGCGAAGGAGGCCGGCGCCGACCGGCTGCACACCGTGGGCATCGGCGCGCCCGGCCTGATCGACCCGGCCAGCGGTGAACTCCGCGACTCCAGCGGCCTGCCCGCGTGGCACCGCCGGCTGACGACCGCGCTGCAGGAGAAGTTCCCCGAGGCGCGGGTCGGCGTGGAGAACGAGACCAACCTCGCCGCCCTGGCCGAGCAGCGCGACGGCGCGGCCCGGGACCGGGACACCTTCGTGCTCCTGTGGCTCGGCCTCGGCATCGGCGCCGCCGTCGTCCTCGACGGCACGCTGCGCCGGGGCGTCTCCGGCGGCGCCGGAGAGATCGGCTTCATGCCGGTGCCGGGCACCTCGGGCCTGCCGTCCGCCACCGACTGCGACGGCGGCTTCCACTCCGTCGCCGGGGCGGCGGCGGTGACCGCCCTCGCCGCGGAGCACGGCCTCACCGCGACCCCGGCCGGTCCCGAGCCGTACGCGGCCGCGCTGGTCCGGGAGGCGGTACGCGGCTTCGCCCCGGGCGCCGAACCCTTCTTGGACGCGCTCGCCGACCGGATCGTCCTCGGGGCCGCCGCCGTCGTCTCCGTCCTCGACCCCGGCTGCCTGGTGCTGGCCGGCGAGATCGGCCGGGCGGGCGGCGACGCCCTGGCCACCCGCGTCCAGCACCGCCTCACCCGGATGTCACCCCTCGCCACCGAGGTACGCCCCAGCACCCTGGGCGGCGGCGCCGTTCTGCGCGGCGCCCTCCTCACCGCCCGCGACCGGGCCCAGGACGACCTGTTCGCCCCGCCGGAGCGGTAG
- a CDS encoding riboflavin synthase, with the protein MFTGIVEELGEITAVETLDDACRFRLRGPVVTEGARHGDSIAVNGVCLTVVDHEGDEFTADVMAETLDRSSLGVLTTGSRVNLERPTAVGARLGGHIVQGHVDGTGEILERKPSEHWELVKISLPADLARYVVEKGSITVDGISLTVVDAGPDFFTVSLIPTTLALTTLGLKQPGDPVNLEVDVIAKYVERLLGAQGGTR; encoded by the coding sequence GTGTTCACCGGAATCGTCGAAGAGCTGGGCGAGATCACCGCCGTCGAGACCCTCGACGACGCCTGTCGCTTCCGTCTGCGCGGCCCCGTGGTCACCGAGGGGGCCCGGCACGGAGACTCCATCGCCGTCAACGGCGTCTGCCTCACGGTCGTCGACCACGAGGGCGACGAGTTCACCGCCGACGTGATGGCCGAGACCCTGGACCGCTCCAGCCTGGGCGTCCTCACCACCGGCTCCCGCGTCAATCTGGAGCGCCCCACCGCCGTCGGCGCCCGCCTCGGCGGCCACATCGTGCAGGGCCACGTCGACGGCACCGGCGAGATCCTGGAGCGCAAGCCCTCCGAGCACTGGGAGCTCGTGAAGATCTCCCTGCCCGCGGACCTCGCCCGCTACGTCGTGGAGAAGGGCTCCATCACCGTCGACGGCATCAGCCTCACCGTCGTCGACGCCGGACCCGACTTCTTCACCGTCAGCCTCATCCCCACCACGCTCGCCCTGACCACGCTGGGTCTCAAGCAGCCCGGCGACCCGGTCAACCTCGAAGTGGACGTCATCGCCAAGTACGTCGAGCGGCTGCTGGGCGCCCAGGGAGGCACCCGGTGA
- a CDS encoding chitinase C-terminal domain-containing protein, whose translation MPSPSRSRSRRRARPALLAAAAAITGLFLAGLPATASQAADQETCRPDGLYETPGTDVPYCSVYDSAGREKMGADHPRRVIGYFTSWRTGKDGKPAYLASDIPWDKITHINYAFAHVDGGNRLSVGSDGAKNPATGMTWPGVAGAEMDPDLPYKGHFNLLSKFKKQHPDVKTMISVGGWAETGGYFADDGSRVDSGGFYSMATHADGSVNQAGIDTFADSAVDFVRKYGFNGVDIDYEYPTTMKDAGNPLDWSFANGRRAGLVKGYAALMKTLREKLDRAGAADGRHYLLSVAAPSSGYLLRGMETFQVQKYLDYVNIMSYDLHGAWNEYVGPNASLFDDGKDAELAAAGVYTTSQYGGIGYLNTDWAYHYFRGSMPAGRINIGLPYYTRGFKNVTGGTDGLWGRAPATDCPAGSGLTKCGDGAVGIDNLWHDLDTDGEESPAGSNPMWHAKNLEKGVVGDYVTDYGFPADTRLTGTYARKYDATLVAPWLWNAEKKVFLSTEDEQSVRAKAEYVADRGIGGTMIWELAGDYAWDAAEGQYVPGSTLTDTMYDTFKAAAPYGARRATTEMPSEALDVDVEFGQFPLGDSNYPISPKLKITNNTDTPLPGGTEFRFDYGTSAPGNAKDQSGWGTSVVRSDHTGSNVGGLKGDYHRASLKLPAWQSLAPGASTTVDLVYHLPVSTPSNWTVTFGGKSYALTGDLARGTTAVDPGTPSPTPTPTPSPTGSGSPGPTECAAPAWDTASAYGGGTTVSHQGHTWKSKWWTKGEEPGTSGEWGVWQDLGAC comes from the coding sequence GTGCCTTCCCCCTCACGTTCCAGATCCCGCCGCCGAGCGAGACCCGCGCTCCTCGCCGCTGCCGCCGCCATCACCGGACTCTTCCTCGCCGGACTCCCGGCCACCGCCTCGCAAGCCGCCGACCAGGAGACCTGTCGCCCGGACGGGCTCTACGAGACCCCCGGCACCGACGTCCCGTACTGCTCGGTCTACGACTCCGCCGGCCGGGAGAAGATGGGCGCGGACCACCCCCGCCGGGTGATCGGCTACTTCACGAGCTGGCGCACCGGCAAGGACGGCAAGCCGGCGTACCTGGCCTCGGACATCCCGTGGGACAAGATCACCCACATCAACTACGCCTTCGCGCACGTCGACGGCGGCAACCGGCTCTCCGTGGGCTCGGACGGCGCGAAGAACCCGGCCACCGGCATGACCTGGCCCGGGGTCGCGGGCGCCGAGATGGACCCTGACCTCCCCTACAAGGGCCACTTCAACCTGCTCAGCAAGTTCAAGAAGCAGCACCCCGACGTCAAGACGATGATCTCGGTGGGCGGCTGGGCCGAGACGGGCGGCTACTTCGCGGACGACGGCTCGCGCGTGGACTCGGGCGGCTTCTACTCGATGGCCACCCACGCGGACGGCTCGGTCAACCAGGCCGGCATCGACACCTTCGCGGACTCGGCCGTCGACTTCGTACGGAAGTACGGCTTCAACGGCGTCGACATCGACTACGAGTACCCGACGACGATGAAGGACGCGGGCAACCCGCTGGACTGGTCCTTCGCCAACGGCCGCCGGGCCGGACTGGTCAAGGGCTACGCGGCGCTGATGAAGACGCTGCGCGAGAAGCTCGACCGCGCGGGTGCCGCGGACGGCCGGCACTACCTGCTCTCCGTCGCCGCTCCATCCTCCGGGTATCTGCTGCGCGGCATGGAGACCTTCCAGGTCCAGAAGTACCTGGACTACGTCAACATCATGTCGTACGACCTGCACGGCGCCTGGAACGAGTACGTCGGCCCCAACGCCTCGCTCTTCGACGACGGCAAGGACGCGGAACTCGCCGCCGCGGGCGTCTACACGACCTCGCAGTACGGCGGCATCGGCTACCTCAACACCGACTGGGCCTACCACTACTTCCGCGGCTCGATGCCCGCGGGCCGCATCAACATCGGGCTGCCGTACTACACGCGCGGCTTCAAGAACGTCACCGGCGGCACCGACGGGCTCTGGGGCCGGGCCCCCGCCACGGACTGCCCGGCCGGCTCCGGGCTGACCAAGTGCGGTGACGGCGCGGTCGGCATCGACAACCTGTGGCACGACCTGGACACCGACGGCGAGGAGTCGCCCGCGGGTTCCAACCCCATGTGGCACGCCAAGAACCTGGAGAAGGGCGTCGTCGGCGACTACGTCACCGACTACGGCTTCCCCGCCGACACCCGGCTGACCGGGACGTACGCCCGCAAGTACGACGCCACACTGGTCGCGCCCTGGCTGTGGAACGCCGAGAAGAAGGTCTTCCTGTCCACGGAGGACGAGCAGTCGGTGCGGGCCAAGGCGGAGTACGTGGCCGACCGCGGCATCGGCGGCACGATGATCTGGGAGCTGGCCGGGGACTACGCCTGGGACGCGGCCGAGGGGCAGTACGTGCCGGGTTCGACGCTGACCGACACGATGTACGACACGTTCAAGGCGGCCGCTCCGTACGGCGCACGGCGAGCCACCACCGAGATGCCGTCCGAGGCGCTGGACGTGGACGTGGAGTTCGGCCAGTTCCCGCTGGGCGACTCCAACTACCCGATCAGCCCCAAGCTGAAGATCACCAACAACACGGACACGCCGCTGCCGGGCGGTACGGAGTTCCGGTTCGACTACGGCACGTCCGCGCCCGGCAACGCCAAGGACCAGTCCGGCTGGGGTACTTCGGTGGTCCGCAGCGACCACACCGGCAGCAACGTGGGCGGACTCAAGGGCGACTACCACCGCGCCTCGCTGAAGCTGCCCGCCTGGCAGTCGCTGGCGCCGGGAGCCTCCACGACGGTGGACCTCGTGTACCACCTGCCGGTGTCGACGCCGTCGAACTGGACGGTGACCTTCGGCGGGAAGTCGTACGCCCTGACGGGTGACCTCGCCCGGGGCACGACCGCGGTCGACCCCGGCACCCCGAGCCCGACGCCGACACCCACCCCCTCCCCCACGGGCTCCGGGTCGCCCGGCCCGACGGAGTGCGCCGCCCCGGCCTGGGACACGGCCTCGGCGTACGGCGGTGGCACCACGGTGTCCCACCAGGGGCACACGTGGAAGTCCAAGTGGTGGACGAAGGGCGAGGAGCCCGGCACCAGCGGTGAATGGGGCGTCTGGCAGGACCTGGGGGCCTGCTGA
- a CDS encoding uracil-xanthine permease family protein, which translates to MDLGVRWKLHGDGKTPAPGAVVRPDERLSWPRTAGLGAQHVVAMFGASFVAPVLMGLDPNLAIMMSGVATVIFLLATRGRVPSYLGCSLSFVGVAAVIRAQGGTSATVTGAVLVVGAALFLVGLAVQRFGARIIHAAMPPIVTGAVVMLIGFNLAPVTASTYWPQDQWTALLVMLFTGLAVVCLRGFWSRIAIFLGLVFGYLLSWVLDLVFGKIHSVDGSGKVTDHWRLDLSAVGQADWIGLPSFHGPSFEWSAILVALPVVIALVAENAGHVKAVGEMTGDPLDDKLGTAISADGVGSMLSTAVGGPPNTTYSENIGVMAATRVYSTAAYWAAAGFALLFGICPKFGAVVAAIPGGVLGGITVILYGMIGLLGAQIWVNAKVDLRNPLNLVPAAAGIIIGVGNVSMEFTDTFSLSGIALGTLVVITGYHALRAFAPAHLKTQQPLLDEGTSSYDEKGGGDDPGAQRARS; encoded by the coding sequence ATGGACCTCGGCGTGCGCTGGAAGCTGCACGGGGACGGGAAGACCCCCGCCCCCGGAGCGGTGGTCCGCCCCGACGAACGGCTCTCGTGGCCCCGCACGGCCGGGCTCGGCGCCCAGCACGTGGTGGCCATGTTCGGGGCGTCCTTCGTGGCTCCGGTCCTGATGGGCCTGGACCCCAACCTGGCGATCATGATGTCGGGCGTGGCGACCGTCATCTTCCTGCTCGCCACCCGCGGCCGGGTCCCCAGCTATCTGGGCTGCTCGCTCTCCTTCGTCGGCGTCGCCGCGGTCATCCGGGCGCAGGGCGGCACCAGCGCCACGGTGACCGGCGCGGTCCTGGTGGTCGGCGCCGCGCTGTTCCTGGTGGGTCTCGCCGTGCAGCGCTTCGGGGCGCGGATCATCCACGCCGCGATGCCGCCGATCGTCACGGGTGCCGTGGTGATGCTGATCGGCTTCAACCTGGCGCCGGTCACCGCGTCCACCTACTGGCCGCAGGACCAGTGGACGGCGCTGCTGGTGATGCTGTTCACGGGTCTGGCCGTGGTCTGCCTGCGCGGCTTCTGGTCCCGGATCGCGATCTTCCTGGGGCTGGTCTTCGGCTACCTCCTGTCCTGGGTGCTCGACCTGGTCTTCGGGAAGATCCACTCGGTGGACGGCAGCGGCAAGGTCACCGACCACTGGCGGCTGGACCTGTCCGCCGTGGGCCAGGCCGACTGGATCGGCCTGCCGTCCTTCCACGGGCCGAGCTTCGAGTGGTCGGCGATCCTGGTCGCCCTGCCGGTCGTCATCGCGCTGGTCGCGGAGAACGCCGGGCACGTCAAGGCGGTCGGCGAGATGACCGGCGACCCGCTCGACGACAAGCTGGGCACGGCGATCTCCGCGGACGGCGTCGGCTCGATGCTGTCCACCGCGGTCGGCGGCCCGCCCAACACCACGTACTCCGAGAACATCGGCGTGATGGCCGCGACCCGGGTCTACTCGACGGCCGCCTACTGGGCCGCCGCGGGATTCGCCCTCCTCTTCGGCATCTGCCCGAAGTTCGGCGCGGTCGTGGCGGCCATCCCGGGCGGTGTCCTCGGCGGCATCACCGTCATCCTCTACGGCATGATCGGCCTGCTCGGCGCCCAGATCTGGGTGAACGCCAAGGTGGACCTGCGCAACCCGCTCAACCTGGTGCCGGCCGCCGCGGGCATCATCATCGGCGTCGGCAACGTCAGTATGGAGTTCACCGACACCTTCTCGCTCAGCGGCATCGCGCTCGGCACCCTGGTCGTCATCACCGGCTACCACGCGCTGCGGGCGTTCGCCCCGGCCCACCTCAAGACGCAGCAGCCGCTGCTCGACGAGGGGACGTCCTCGTACGACGAGAAGGGCGGGGGCGACGATCCCGGCGCTCAGCGCGCCAGGTCGTAG
- a CDS encoding SDR family oxidoreductase — protein MTDILVTGGTGTLGRLVTERLRTDGHEVRVLSRHSRPYAVDLRENGGGLDAALGGVETVVHCATSPRGGDERAASNLVAAARRAGVAHLVYISIVGVDRVPFGYYRSKLAVERTVEESGLGWTVLRATQFHDLVVQVLQALAKAPVLPLPAGIRDQPVEVAEVADRLAALAAGAPAGRVADMGGPEVRTFESLARAYLRATGRRRAVVKVPLAGKTYRAFRAGGHLAPGRAVGTGTFEEYLAARFGGGEDGRRG, from the coding sequence ATGACCGACATCCTGGTGACCGGCGGCACCGGCACCCTCGGCCGGCTCGTCACCGAACGGCTGCGCACGGACGGGCACGAGGTGCGGGTGCTGAGCCGGCACAGCCGGCCGTACGCCGTCGATCTGCGCGAGAACGGTGGCGGACTGGACGCGGCGCTCGGCGGAGTGGAGACGGTCGTGCACTGCGCGACCTCACCGCGCGGTGGTGACGAACGGGCGGCCTCGAACCTCGTCGCGGCGGCGCGGCGGGCCGGGGTGGCGCATCTGGTCTACATCTCGATCGTCGGCGTCGACCGGGTGCCGTTCGGCTACTACCGGTCCAAGCTCGCCGTCGAGCGGACGGTCGAGGAGTCGGGGCTCGGCTGGACCGTGCTGCGGGCGACCCAGTTCCACGACCTGGTCGTGCAGGTGCTCCAGGCGCTGGCCAAGGCGCCGGTCCTGCCGCTGCCGGCCGGGATCCGCGACCAGCCGGTCGAGGTGGCGGAGGTGGCCGACCGGCTCGCCGCACTGGCCGCCGGCGCGCCCGCCGGACGGGTGGCCGACATGGGCGGCCCCGAGGTGCGGACGTTCGAGTCGCTGGCCCGCGCGTATCTGCGCGCGACGGGACGCAGGCGGGCCGTGGTGAAGGTGCCGCTGGCGGGGAAGACTTACCGGGCGTTCCGCGCGGGCGGGCACCTGGCACCCGGGCGGGCGGTCGGCACGGGCACGTTCGAGGAGTATCTGGCGGCACGGTTCGGCGGCGGGGAGGACGGGCGGCGCGGATGA